GGGCCACCTGGCATGACCGATTCTGTTGCTTTAGGGCCTTGAATGATGGTCAGACAGGTTCCTTCCAGGGAGAGGGCATTTGCAGGCTGCTTCATTGGTCCTCACCTTGGTGACACAGGGGTTGGTACAGATGGGCCACTTGTCACCTTACGGCTGCCTCCTTAGGGCCTGAGGAGTGTCAGGTGAGGCTGAGGTGTAAAGTCTGGTCAAGAGGCACAGAAGAGAATTGAGGAGACTAAGGAGTCCTGCACATCCGTGACAGCAGTCTGAGATGGGGTCCTACACTTGGCGACCCAGGGCTTGCTTGGAGCTCTCCTGAAAGGTCTTTTCTCCCCGGATGTTTCCCCAGGGTTGTCACTGAGCACTCAGCAGGATGAGTGACATGTCCCCACCGAGACTCCTGCACTTGGCACAGAAGAGCCTGCTGGGTCATGAGGCCTTGGCCATCCTTGGCTTGGACCAGCTTCCCAGAGAGATGTTCCCTGCACTCTTTGTAGAGGCATTCAACAGGAGGCTCCTGAGCATCCTGAAGGCCATGGTGAGGGTCTGGCCCTTTGAGTTCCTCCCTCTGGGCGACCTCATGGAATGGCCACAGGTGGACATCTTGAATGCTGTGTTGGATGGTCTCGATATGAAGTACATCCAGAAGTCTGACTGCAGGTAACTGACACAGAGATCCAGGGAGGGTTCAGGCAGGGTGGAGGGCTAGACGACGTTCCAGAAGCTACTTTGGAAAGCAAGGGAGTCAGCTGAGAGAGGTCCCCTGAGTGCCTCTGGGGAAGGGCTTCCTGAGGTGACAGAGGGGGCTCTTACATGCCTCTTCCAGGGGTACTTCAAGGCTCTGGTAAGTGGGGCCCAGGCAGGAGCTCTGTGCAATGGGGatgaatgaaaaacagaaagaggggAGGGCCTCTTCCCTCACTACAGACTCAGGGCTCTCAGCCTTCATCCCCTCACCTCTGTCAGGATCAAGAAATATATCAAaggcaatataaataaaaaaataaaaaataaataaataaatcatagaagAAAGGTGAAGAAAGCCAGCAGCAGGGTGTGAGGTGTGGGCTCCCCAGCTCAGAAGTCCCCTCTGCCTACTCACTGAGTCTTCCCTGTTTTACCCCCAGGAGAGGGAAGCTGCATGTGCTGGATTTACGGGATGCTGGTCTGAATTTCTGGAAGGTGTGGGCTGAGTGCACGGATGATGCCTGCTCTCCTGAGCCCAAGGTGAGAAGACAGCCAGTGGAGCACAAGGGGCCCAAGTCAGCCTTGAAGGTCATAGCAAACGTTAACCTCACCGAGGACACCCCTGATGAGTTCCTCACGCACCTGTTTCAGTGGGTGAAGGAGAGAGCCAGCCTGGTGCACCTGTGCTGTCACAACCTGATGATCTCGCCAAAGAACATTCACAGCTTGAGCAAAATCCTGGACATTCTGGAGCTTGGCTGCATCCAGGAGGTGCAAGTGGACTCTGTCTGGCAACTCTCTGCCCTGGCGAAGTTTGCTCCCTACCTGGGCCGGATGGGCAGCCTTCACAACTTGTGTGTCTCCCACCTCTGGTTCCCAACCCCCATCACCCCAAAGGAGAAGGTGCAGTTCAACTCACATTTCAGCTCCAAGCTAGCCAAGATGCCCCACCTTTGCAGCCTTCACATGGACTCTGTCGACTTCCTGGAGGACAACCTGGACCAGGTGCTCAGGTGAGAGACCAAGGCAAGCTGCTTTGAAAGGACCGAGTGGGCTTTGATCATGGGGCAGCCGCCAGCCATATGCCAGCGAGACAGACATGAGGCTATCTATTTCATGCTGAACATGAGTACTGAGGCAGAGGGCTCAGTGACAGGAAGCTAGCAGCCTGGTGGAGGGAGCAGGTTCTGATATAGGGGTGAGTTTGGTAATTCTTCATGAAGTGTTTCTGAAAAAGTAGGTCAGTGAATCGGGCACCTTAAAATGTCAGCTGTCCACTCAGCACCTGTGTGGACAGGGTGAGCCTGTGTCTGGTGCCTGGGCCCCAAGGAGGtgtgtgacttctgagaaatGCATGTGAAAGGTGACAGGTGATTCTGGAGTCCTGGGCTGTGAGTGAGGCCTCCTGGGAGGGCACCCACAGGGTCTGAGCTTTATCCATGTCTCCCCCTGGCCATTCATAGCCCAGACAAGTGGCACTCTGCTGGACGGGTGAGGAAAGGTATCTTGAGAGGTTTTGTGAACTTGACCCAGTCACTCCAGTGATGGTGGGAGGCCTCAGCCTGAGAGTGGTTAACTCTAAAGAAGGGTCTCTGCTCGGGCTGGAACACACTGGGTGTTGGTGAGGGTGGGTGTGAGTGGGATCTGGGGCATTGGGACTTGGCCCAAGTAGATGTCTCCCACCTTGGTGTCATGCTGCAGGACTCATTCTTGGTGTCTCCCCAGGTGCCTGAAGAACCCTCTGGAGGCACTGTCTGTAATGAACTGCCTGCTGTCTGAATCTGATATCCACTTTCTGTCCCAGTGCCCAAAACTCAGCGAACTCAAACACCTGCACCTGAGCGGTGTCAAACTGACCCACATCAGCCCTGAGCCCCTCCGAGTTCTGCTTGAGAGAGTGGCAGCCAACCTCCTGACCCTGGATTTGATGGGCTGTGAGATCACTGACTCCCATCTCAATGCCATCCTGCCTGCCCTGAGCCAGTGCTACCAACTCACCACCTTAAGTTTTTATGGGAACAGAATCTCCATGGCCATGATGGAGGAGCTGGTGGAGCACACGGGCAACCTCAGTGCTCTGAGAGTGGAGCAGTACCCAGCTCCCCTGGAGATTTACAACACCCAGGGCATTGTCCAGCGGGAGAGGTTTTTCCATCTCTGTAGAGCGTTGATGGGTATGCTGAAAAGAATAAGAGAGCCTAAGAAGGTTATGTTTAGTACAGACCCCTGTGGGAATTCTGCAAAATGGATGGTGTTTTACCAATGCGAACCTAATTTTTACAAATGCTACCTGCTGGAATAATTGTGTGCCCATTTCCAGATCTTTCTTCTGGACACTTGCAGCAAGGACCTGGGATGGGGGCAGCAGGACATTCAAAGATGCTAACTGCAGGGGAAAACTGACAGGGGAAAGCAGCCTGTGAAGCATGGCTTGCAGGGCCTAGGGAGTTGGGCTGGTTGTGGAGGATTGCAGGGAAAGTCAGAACAGGCTAATAGTCTCACCAGAGCTCAggttgttcttttgttttcatgTGGAGTAGGCTGTCTATTGCATTCCATGTTCTGTTCTCAACATTGCACTGTCCTCAATGCCAACAAATAAAGCATCATAACGCCAGTCTGACGTTGTGCATCTGGTCAACCTGCAGGATAATCCCACCTGGTTTTCCAGTGGAAACCTCAGGATTCTCAAGGGGCACAACACAGCCAGATATCCCTGTCTTCGCTGCAGCGCCAGTGCAGAGGGACtgagcccaggccaggagaccccgAGGTCCATGAACACAGCTGACGCCTCAGGGCTGGCCTCCCTGTGACCAGATCAAACAAGGCAGGCTCCACTCAGCCTCAGACACAGGCCCCCTGGGTGCAGCTGCACTGCTCCAAAGGAAGCACTGGCCCCTGTGTGACAAAGGAGGGTCTGTGAGGGAGCAGAGCCCCCACAGGTGCCCATCCTGCActgctcctccctgccttgggacTGCCAGCCAACAGTGCCCTGGGCAGTTCAGAAATGCAGCCAAGtgtatatgggatcttggtgtgtgcaaggcgaggaatttagccaccaaGTTACTGAATTGgaccctgttcttttttttttttttaaggtttattttttattttcattacaaagtcagatatacaaagagaaggaaagagagaggaagaccttccgtgcAATGATTTACTCTGCAAGTCaccgcaacgaccagtgctatgctgatccaaagccaggagccaggagtgcttCTAGGTCTACCATGCagatacaggctcccaaggctttgggccatcctcaactgcttccccaggccacaggcagggagctggaggggacgtggagcttccaggattagaaccagcacccatatgggatcctggcttgttcaaggtgaggactttagccgctaggccatcgcaccatgcccaaaaaaacaaaaactattaaTAAATTAAGTCCAGAACATCACATCTAAACATGAAAGGTTTGGGGCTAGGATATGGCAGACACAAAGCCAACTCTGAAGAGAAAATCTGCAAGAATTTTCTCAAGGGTCTGGAACAAGGTATGCATATCCCCTCTCTTcactgtgattattttttttaagatttatttatttttattgaaaaagcagatttattgaACTAGACCAATACCTTCCAGGTCCTCCCTGCCTCGCCCAATGGTTCATTCATTATCCCGAATCTGCTAGCACTGCCTGGAGTCCAGGCCATACACAAACAGACTCGGTTCCCACATGCACAGAGGCAGTGCTGTAGCTGGGGGACAGGCTAAGGACAGAGCAGGTGGCTGAGGCAAAAAGATGTCCCATAtcccagctcactccccaagtggcaacattGGCTTGCGCTGAgccaaatgaagccaggaaccagcagcctcttccaggtctcccatgtgggtacagggccccaaggctttgggctatacttgactgctttcccaggccacaagcagggagctggatggaagtagagtagctgggtaATGAACTGGCATCCAACTGGTATACATatgggatacaaaccggtatCCCTATGAGATACtccatatgcaaggcaaggatttagccactggaccatcaTGCTGGTCCATCACTGTCACTCTTACACAGTGCAAGTTATAGTAGCAGCAGTTAGACATGAGAAAGAAGTAAAGggcataaagaaagaaataagagaaagaaaagatatccctatttgcagatgatGGATTCTAATATAGAAAAATTTAAAGACTCTTCCAAAAGATGAAACTGATAAAAAAATTTAGTAAAATTATAGGATTATCAAATCATCATATAAAAAATCAGCATGGGgctcagcacggtggcctagtggctaaggtcctcgccttgaacgcaccaggatcccatatgggtgccggttcgaatcccggcagctccacttcccatccagctccctgcttgtggcctgggaaagcagttgaggacggcccaaagccttagaaccctgcatctgcatgggaaaccaggaagaagttcctggcttttggcttcagattggctcagcacagtCATTGTGGTGGCTTTGGGGATGAACctttggacgtaagatcttcctctctgtttatcctcctctgtgtatatctgacttttcaataaaataaataaaatcttttaaaaaatcagtaatatttttatataGTAGTCATGAACTTGCCGAGAAAGAAATCACTAAAACAATTCCATTCATAAAAGGTGCCAAAATAACAAGACATTTAGGAACAAATTTAGGAGGATTCCATGACTTCTACCATTAGAATTACAAAACCCTGATGAAAGAAATTAGGAATGTtcacaaaaagttaaaaaatccCCTGCATTCATAAACTGGGAGAAAAAGTGTTAAAATGTTCCTGCTactcaaagcaatatacagatttaatGCAATGCCCATCAAATACCAATGAGCTGatagaactagaaaaacaacccTAAAATTCATGTGCCAGCACAGAAAATCCCGCATGGCCAGAGCGATCTTgaacagaaagaacagaaagaacacGTCTGGAGGCTAAGATAGTGACTGGAGGTGTCACAACGCCTGATGTTAGTGCACATCTCAGAGCTCTGTAGTAACCGAAAGAGCAAGGTACTGGTATAAAGATAGGCCAATGCAACAGAAGGGATATCCTAGAAACAACCTGCTCAGCCTACAGCCAAACCATTCCTGCCGAATGCAGAGCAAACAGGCCAGCCTCTTTGGCAAGTGGTGCTGGGACATATGCAATCGATATACAGACACTGAAACTTAACCCTTTTTCCAACACAAAACGGGTCAAAGGCCTCAGTACAGAGTGAATAAGATGCCAGGGGCACCGGAATGCCAGCACTGGGACAGAGGAGCCCCCGAACCTTCCATTACCATGGGTCACCCAACCAACAGAGGGGCCCAGGCCAGGTCTGCAGGGGTGCCCGGAGCCCACCCCCGGTCTCCAGATACAGAGGGGCAGACAGTCATTCCTGCCCACAAGGTGCGCCCAGCAAACATCTAACACAAGTGTTGGTCATCCTCCTGGAGCTGGTAGCAGCTCTGGGCCCCCCGAAGGAGCCGGCCCACCAGGCTCATCTCCCATTTCCCATTGGCACCACtaaatctcagcagccccaccacACCTTCTGCCTTCCACAGGTCCGTGTCAGAGCAAATCCTCTCCCAAGTGAGCTGTCTGCACATGCGCGGGAGAAGCCATCCCTGGCCACGCCTCCCAAGTGGTCTCCACTCGGCCCTGACAGTGCCCACCTTCTTCTCTCCAGGGTTATACCCCGTCATTGTCAGTGTCATAACTGTCAGCTCTGTCCTTGGCCTGTACCCCTGGCTACAACAACGTCTTTGTGAACCGGGTCTGTGTATGTAT
This window of the Ochotona princeps isolate mOchPri1 chromosome 2, mOchPri1.hap1, whole genome shotgun sequence genome carries:
- the LOC131479651 gene encoding PRAME family member 8-like codes for the protein MSPSRLLHLAQKSLLGNETLAILSLEQLPREMFPALFLEAFNRRLLSILKAMVRVWPFEFLPLGALMKSPQVDILKAVLDGLDLLCAQKSHSRRLLSILKAMVRVWPFEFLPLGDLMEWPQVDILNAVLDGLDMKYIQKSDCRRGKLHVLDLRDAGLNFWKVWAECTDDACSPEPKVRRQPVEHKGPKSALKVIANVNLTEDTPDEFLTHLFQWVKERASLVHLCCHNLMISPKNIHSLSKILDILELGCIQEVQVDSVWQLSALAKFAPYLGRMGSLHNLCVSHLWFPTPITPKEKVQFNSHFSSKLAKMPHLCSLHMDSVDFLEDNLDQVLRCLKNPLEALSVMNCLLSESDIHFLSQCPKLSELKHLHLSGVKLTHISPEPLRVLLERVAANLLTLDLMGCEITDSHLNAILPALSQCYQLTTLSFYGNRISMAMMEELVEHTGNLSALRVEQYPAPLEIYNTQGIVQRERFFHLCRALMGMLKRIREPKKVMFSTDPCGNSAKWMVFYQCEPNFYKCYLLE